The following are from one region of the Aspergillus luchuensis IFO 4308 DNA, chromosome 4, nearly complete sequence genome:
- a CDS encoding Zn(II)2Cys6 transcription factor (COG:S;~EggNog:ENOG410QDYX;~InterPro:IPR036864,IPR021858,IPR001138;~PFAM:PF00172;~TransMembrane:1 (i172-193o);~antiSMASH:Cluster_4.1;~go_function: GO:0000981 - DNA-binding transcription factor activity, RNA polymerase II-specific [Evidence IEA];~go_function: GO:0008270 - zinc ion binding [Evidence IEA];~go_process: GO:0006355 - regulation of transcription, DNA-templated [Evidence IEA]), with amino-acid sequence MRRRSGCKRSRTGCRTCRARRVKCDETPGACQRCTSTGRVCDGYELQRLPLVKDSWSKISADLGSGFRWTITSDERRCFSYFQHHTAPTFCEMFDSALWQHLVLQMGQSEPAVYHATVALSAIHKDSETRGMPLAVNFPGRSQGPWLRFAHEQLGRAFQILIRRRASPDPRLRNVTLLCCLLFVLSDLLQGHYDGAFTHLQSGLHILRELQAERELVAPTPRQDLVERCLVAAFAQLDIISAHYGVGGPLLCIDTLPTQWQSRPTSAVGFANLKEARAAFNLVTSAAYRFMISGMGMSTEEVTRNYTVIQSRQLRARSLASRFWQSFEPFYRSSYHALDRKEQRSAELIHLQYLALMVSLDTTPLAGHEAALAAFTPALDKIVSFAESIMARFPERPTISIDVGVLPPLYDGAMICRDYRVRWRAIKLLRAWPHREGPFDSNWILALAEEALRLELLADPAVSLEEHAASSIVDDDEFAPCRMLRDLNERRSQIKQVLAQTGGVLGDAASPADYLGAVKSVAGWSCMRAFKARFPDS; translated from the exons ATGCGCCGTCGATCCGGTTGCAAGAGATCGAGAACCGGATGTCGCACTTGTCG GGCTCGCCGTGTGAAATGTGATGAAACCCCCGGTGCATGCCAGCGATGTACCTCCACCGGTCGCGTTTGCGATGGCTACGAATTGCAGAGGCTGCCCCTGGTGAAGGACTCATGGTCCAAGATTAGCGCTGACTTGGGGAGTGGTTTTCGATGGACCATCACATCCGACGAACGCCGCTGTTTCTCCTACTTCCAGCATCATACAGCGCCCACCTTCTGCGAGATGTTCGACTCCGCTCTCTGGCAGCATCTCGTGCTGCAGATGGGTCAGTCGGAGCCAGCGGTGTATCATGCGACCGTGGCCCTCAGTGCGATCCACAAAGACTCAGAGACCAGAGGAATGCCCCTGGCTGTCAACTTCCCCGGGAGGAGCCAAGGCCCATGGCTGCGCTTTGCGCATGAGCAGCTGGGCCGTGCTTTTCAGATTCTCATCCGGCGCCGGGCCTCCCCTGATCCCCGGTTGCGCAACGTCACCCTCCTCTGTTGTTTGCTCTTCGTCCTGTCCGATCTGCTGCAGGGACATTACGACGGTGCCTTTACTCATCTCCAGAGTGGTCTGCACATCCTCCGCGAGCTTCAAGCAGAGCGAGAACTGGTGGCACCCACGCCCCGCCAAGATCTGGTGGAGAGGTGTCTGGTGGCTGCCTTTGCACAGCTGGACATTATCTCCGCTCACTATGGAGTCGGGGGGCCTCTGCTGTGCATCGATACCTTGCCGACCCAGTGGCAGTCGCGACCGACATCAGCGGTCGGCTTCGCCAACCTGAAGGAAGCTCGTGCTGCCTTCAACCTGGTCACAAGCGCTGCGTATCGTTTTATGATTTCAGGTATGGGAATGTCAACGGAAGAAGTCACGCGCAACTACACTGTTATTCAATCGAGGCAGCTGCGGGCCCGGTCCCTGGCCTCCCGGTTTTGGCAATCCTTCGAGCCATTCTACCGCAGCTCCTACCATGCCCTGGATCGCAAAGAGCAGCGAAGTGCCGAATTGATTCATCTCCAATACCTCGCTCTTATGGTGTCGCTGGACACAACCCCCCTGGCGGGACACGAAGCTGCCCTGGCTGCATTCACGCCTGCCCTCGACAAAATTGTTTCCTTTGCCGAGTCAATCATGGCCAGGTTTCCTGAGCGTCCCACCATCAGTATTGACGTGGGCGTTCTTCCACCATTGTACGATGGGGCCATGATTTGTCGAGATTATCGCGTTCGATGGAGAGCCATAAAGTTGCTTCGGGCGTGGCCGCATCGAGAGGGCCCATTTGATTCCAATTGGATCCTCGccctggcggaggaggcACTGCGTTTGGAATTGCTGGCTGATCCCGCCGTCAGCCTAGAGGAACATGCAGCGTCTAGTATTGTCGACGACGATGAGTTCGCGCCTTGCCGCATGCTGCGGGACCTCAATGAGCGACGGTCGCAGATTAAGCAAGTATTAGCCCAAACGGGAGGCGTGTTGGGCGatgcagcttctccagcagacTATTTAGGCGCTGTCAAAAGTGTGGCTGGGTGGTCATGCATGCGTGCGTTTAAGGCAAGGTTTCCGGATTCCTAA
- a CDS encoding NmrA/HSCARG family protein (COG:S;~EggNog:ENOG410PWIX;~InterPro:IPR036291,IPR008030;~PFAM:PF13460,PF05368;~SMCOG1199:NmrA family protein;~antiSMASH:Cluster_4.1) has translation MSRRTVVVIGATGSQGGPVARELLQSPELYHVRALTRDPSKPAAQELAELGAEVQAFDLNAGIDALLRAFTNADAVFAMTDFWATRSAQAEVIQGRTIIDAAAQTSTLEHFIWSSLPDPEKVSGGILKNIHHWKSKSLVADYIQQQYPGLWGKTTVVLFPNYFENCLSHPQRYLSQPDAQGVYHMYLPHSPSTVMPNGSIRDTGKLVRLILEDGATYFTKTVAFYSEAMSEAEKQAMIGKKYGLQTVYHVISPDEHQKKLESQGLSPEIALDYTEQLLMFEKFGNVCDAAGIIQAKEISGLCLQSWAEFLEENDILANMKAV, from the exons ATGTCTCGTCGCACTGTTGTTGTCATCGGCGCCACGGGCTCACAG GGTGGTCCTGTCGCTAGGGAGCTTCTGCAAAGCCCGGAACTGTACCACGTCAGGGCTTTGACGCGCGATCCGAGCAAGCCAGCAGCACAAGAGTTGGCAGAACTGGGGGCAGAAGTTCAGGCGTTTGACCTAAATGCTGGCATCGACGCCCTGCTTCGGGCATTTACCAATGCCGATGCCGTCTTTGCTATGACAGACTTTTGGGCAACACGGTCAGCACAGGCAGAAGTTATCCAGGGTCGAACCATTATTGATGCTGCAGCTCAAACCTCAACCCTTGAACATTTCATCTGGAGCTCACTCCCAGATCCCGAAAAAGTATCCGGCGGCATCCTGAAAAATATTCACCACTGGAAGAGCAAGAGTCTAGTTGCAGATTACATACAGCAGCAGTATCCAGGGTTGTGGGGCAAGACGACGGTTGTGCTCTTCCCCAATTATTTTGAGAACTGTCTGTCTCATCCCCAGCGCTACCTCTCCCAGCCT GATGCGCAAGGCGTGTATCATATGTACTTGCCACACAGCCCGTCTACTGTCATGCCGAACGGATCGATTCGCGATACAGGCAAGCTTGTTCGACTCATCCTGGAAGATGGGGCCACTTACTTCACAAAGACCGTGGCTTTCTATAGCGAAGCCATGTCggaggcagagaagcaaGCCATGATTGGCAAAA AGTATGGGTTGCAGACAGTGTACCATGTGATAAGTCCCGATGAGCATCAAAAGAAGCTGGAGAGTCAAGGTCTATCTCCTGAGATTGCTCTGGATTATACTGAGCAGCTCTTGATGTTTGAGAAGTTTGGAAATGTGTGTGACGCAGCAGGAATTATTCAGGCCAAAGAG ATTTCAGGTCTTTGCCTTCAGTCGTGGGCGGAGTTCCTAGAAGAGAATGACATTCTTGCAAACATGAAGGCTGTCTGA
- the fmaE gene encoding monooxygenase fmaE (COG:S;~EggNog:ENOG410QDYX;~InterPro:IPR025444;~PFAM:PF13826;~TransMembrane:1 (o44-72i);~antiSMASH:Cluster_4.1), giving the protein MTTFKPLLPPRAVPRDRGDGPTPLPDSTSSLSPMVRDNLTLSSWLLLGGLIQGCAFLLLGSLSLLPTAAILLYRTIDHLLMACHITPNRYLAGSIPIKRSAQYPRPDGTFGSEPAGESIVVFHLGARNHHPLGMFAPGMKELGDSAEKMQRDMRANPVKYGLLGSSQWLKCDSAAGNEFMTVFYLRDYAALHQFAHDEIHMEGVRWWARIAKDHPHLALYHETYLVPRGNWENIYINGWPTGLADTWFPVQTQADKEKNTGVVEQWVRPLVDARDGVLRSASKRLQLTRLEAREKEHDDMYNQPEGL; this is encoded by the coding sequence ATGACCACCTTcaaacccctcctcccaccccggGCTGTCCCACGCGACCGTGGCGATGGTCCGACTCCCCTGCCCGACTCCACGAGCTCTTTGTCGCCCATGGTTCGCGACAACCTTACCCTCTCCTCGTGGCTCCTCCTGGGTGGCCTCATACAAGGCTGTGCATTTCTACTGCTGGGTTCCCTGTCCCTGCTTCCGACCGCGGCAATCCTCCTCTACAGAACCATCGACCATCTGCTGATGGCTTGTCACATAACACCCAACCGGTACCTGGCGGGATCCATCCCTATCAAGCGCAGTGCTCAGTATCCCCGGCCTGATGGCACCTTTGGCAGTGAACCGGCGGGCGAGTCTATCGTGGTCTTCCATTTGGGTGCACgcaaccaccatcctctcGGGATGTTCGCTCCAGGCATGAAGGAATTGGGCGACAGCGCCGAAAAGATGCAACGGGACATGCGCGCCAACCCTGTCAAGTACGGTCTGTTGGGCTCCTCGCAATGGCTGAAGTGCGACAGTGCAGCGGGCAATGAGTTCATGACCGTCTTCTACCTCCGCGACTACGCTGCTCTCCATCAGTTCGCGCATGATGAGATCCACATGGAAGGGGTGCGCTGGTGGGCTCGCATCGCCAAGGACCATCCGCATCTGGCCCTTTACCATGAAACCTACCTGGTGCCCCGCGGAAACTGGGAGAATATTTACATTAATGGGTGGCCGACGGGTCTGGCCGATACCTGGTTTCCCGTGCAGACTCAggccgacaaggagaagaatacCGGAGTGGTTGAGCAATGGGTGCGACCGTTGGTTGATGCGCGTGACGGTGTCTTACGGTCGGCCAGTAAGCGGCTGCAGTTGACACGCCTGGAGGCTCGTGAGAAGGAGCACGATGATATGTATAACCAACCTGAGGGCCTGTGA
- a CDS encoding uncharacterized protein (COG:S;~EggNog:ENOG410Q2TK;~SECRETED:SignalP(1-21);~antiSMASH:Cluster_4.1) encodes MKASFTTTVLSGLAAIGSVAANPLRPLGDLVKRNPDGNFTLYAYGLASEPVKLFYADGLAYFGTASDWTYGSVVTDITMTYSSDEVFAEALTEGVTLPDDTLLYIRPNADEVTEVGFTGDDTPSDAVTDKWIWYGGWIMYESDSGELFDTFYVKDTNVSTVWQLFWVPEGVSSSGYTTANVRDVA; translated from the exons ATGAAGGCCTCATTCACAACCACCGTCCTCTCTGGACTTGCCGCCATCGGCAGCGTGGCTGCCAACCCTCTCCGTCCGCTGGGTGACTTGGTCAAGCGCAATCCTGACGGCAACTTCACCCTCTACGCCTATGGCCTTGCCTCTGAGCCCGTCAAGTTATTCTACGCTGATG GACTTGCCTACTTCGGCACTGCCTCCGACTGGACCTACGGCTCCGTCGTGACCGACATCACCA TGACCTACAGCTCCGATGAAGTCTTCGCCGAAGCTCTCACCGAGGGCGTGACCCTCCCTGACGATACTCTGCTGTACATCCGCCCGAACGCAGACGAGGTCACCGAGGTTGGCTTCACGGGCGACGACACCCCCTCGGATGCCGTAACTGATAAATGGATCTGGTACGGTGGCTGGATCATGTATGAGTCAGACTCTGGGGAGCTGTTTGATACGTTCTACGTCAAGGATACCAATGTCTCGACGGTATGGCAGCTGTTTTGGGTGCCCGAGGGGGTGTCGAGCAGTGGGTATACGACTGCGAATGTGCGGGATGTTGCTTAA
- a CDS encoding alpha/beta hydrolase (COG:I;~EggNog:ENOG410QE7Y;~InterPro:IPR000073,IPR029058;~MEROPS:MER0033244;~PFAM:PF12697,PF07859,PF12146;~antiSMASH:Cluster_4.1): MPAGDLLASLLKHASFSAAIAVGLYATLLGLLTTQTFQSHVVYLHAFEMTWLKDLNVPETFGFLRNQVTPFTIWTPDGEQLYAWHILPVELYRQHEQSLVAEPAGLVSDITSRLSFQLLRDDPDARLILHMHGAGGTVGSGYRVPNYRALSAGQPEKIHVLTVDYRGFGRSTGQPSEAGLITDARAVVDWAMTVAGIPPSRILIFGQSMGTAVSLAITRDLAVQSPPVVFAGTVLVAPFVDVATLVSTYRVAGTIPILSPLARFPWLFESLQRFIRDKWLSKDRIAEYVRANEVNRERYHLTIIHAEDDYDIPSYHSQAVFWHAVRGTVLGGISYDELELKKLDTKVDLGAAGTVVEWKTDNGIIREQILKTGLHDTIMGYPVVTMAVMRAFESVNPAFTGLLHGN; encoded by the coding sequence ATGCCGGCTGGTGACCTTCTGGCCTCGCTACTCAAGCATGCCTCTTTTTCGGCCGCCATCGCGGTCGGCTTATACGCGACGCTGTTGGGCCTACTGACAACGCAAACTTTCCAATCCCACGTGGTGTATCTGCATGCCTTCGAAATGACATGGCTTAAGGACCTCAATGTCCCTGAAACCTTTGGCTTTCTACGGAACCAGGTCACCCCTTTTACAATCTGGACTCCCGATGGGGAGCAGCTTTACGCCTGGCACATCCTGCCCGTAGAACTGTACCGTCAGCACGAACAATCCCTGGTCGCGGAGCCCGCCGGATTGGTCTCCGACATTACCTCCCGGCTCTCCTTCCAGCTTCTGCGCGACGATCCTGACGCTCGCCTGATCTTGCACATGCATGGTGCCGGGGGTACGGTGGGTTCGGGATATCGCGTTCCTAACTACCGGGCGCTGTCCGCTGGCCAGCCAGAGAAGATCCATGTTCTCACTGTTGACTATCGGGGGTTTGGGCGGAGTACTGGTCAACCCTCGGAGGCGGGCCTGATCACCGACGCCCGTGCGGTGGTCGACTGGGCCATGACGGTCGCTGGCATTCCCCCTTCTCGTATTCTCATCTTCGGTCAGTCCATGGGGACTGCCGTCAGCCTTGCCATCACCCGCGACCTGGCCGTCCAATCTCCGCCCGTGGTCTTTGCTGGCACCGTGCTGGTGGCCCCGTTTGTTGACGTTGCGACGTTGGTTTCGACCTACCGTGTGGCGGGCACCATTCCGATCCTGTCCCCACTTGCGCGCTTCCCATGGCTCTTCGAATCTCTGCAGCGCTTCATCCGGGACAAGTGGCTGAGCAAGGATCGCATTGCCGAGTACGTACGGGCCAACGAAGTGAACAGGGAAAGATACCATCTTACCATCATTCATGCCGAAGACGACTACGACATCCCCTCGTACCACAGCCAAGCCGTGTTCTGGCATGCAGTCCGAGGAACTGTACTTGGAGGCATCAGCTACGATGAGCTAGAGCTCAAGAAACTAGACACCAAAGTAGACCTTGGCGCTGCTGGTACTGTCGTGGAATGGAAGACCGACAATGGCATCATCCGGGAACAGATCCTGAAGACTGGCTTGCATGATACTATAATGGGGTATCCGGTAGTTACCATGGCCGTTATGCGTGCCTTCGAATCGGTAAACCCGGCCTTCACGGGTCTGCTGCACGGAAACTAG